From Streptomyces sp. NBC_01754, a single genomic window includes:
- the folP gene encoding dihydropteroate synthase, translating to MRSGALRLGRREFGAHEPVIMAIVNRTPDSFYDQGATFRDEPALSRVEEAVSEGAAIIDVGGVKAGPGEEVTAQEEARRTVGFVREVRRRHPDVVISVDTWRHDVGEAVCEAGADVLNDAWGGVDPRLAEVAARYGAGLVCTHTGGAQPRTRPHRVAYDDVMADVLRVTVGLAERAVALGVRPDGIMIDPGHDFGKNTRHSLEATRRLGEMTATGWPVLVSLSNKDFVGETLDRPVKERLIGTLATTAVSAWLGAQVYRVHEVAETRQVLEMVASVAGHRPPAVARRGLA from the coding sequence ATGCGAAGCGGTGCGCTCAGGCTGGGGCGGCGGGAGTTCGGCGCGCACGAGCCGGTGATCATGGCGATCGTGAACCGGACGCCCGACTCCTTCTACGACCAGGGCGCGACCTTCCGCGACGAACCCGCCCTCTCCCGGGTCGAGGAGGCCGTCTCGGAAGGCGCCGCGATCATCGACGTCGGGGGGGTGAAGGCCGGTCCCGGAGAGGAGGTGACGGCCCAGGAGGAGGCGCGCCGCACGGTGGGTTTCGTCCGCGAGGTCCGCCGCCGCCACCCGGACGTGGTGATCAGCGTGGACACCTGGCGGCACGACGTGGGCGAGGCCGTCTGCGAGGCCGGGGCTGATGTGCTCAACGACGCGTGGGGCGGTGTGGACCCCCGGCTCGCGGAGGTCGCCGCGCGGTACGGAGCGGGGCTGGTGTGCACGCACACGGGCGGCGCACAGCCGCGTACGAGGCCGCACCGGGTGGCGTACGACGACGTGATGGCGGACGTCCTGCGGGTGACCGTCGGCCTCGCCGAGCGGGCCGTGGCACTCGGCGTCCGCCCCGACGGGATCATGATCGACCCGGGGCACGACTTCGGGAAGAACACCCGGCACTCGCTGGAGGCGACGCGCAGGCTGGGCGAGATGACGGCCACGGGCTGGCCGGTTCTGGTCTCACTGTCCAACAAGGACTTCGTGGGGGAGACGCTCGACAGGCCCGTGAAGGAACGCCTCATCGGGACGCTGGCGACGACCGCGGTGTCGGCGTGGCTGGGGGCCCAGGTGTACCGGGTCCACGAGGTGGCCGAGACGCGGCAGGTCCTGGAGATGGTGGCGTCCGTCGCGGGCCACCGTCCACCGGCGGTGGCCCGCCGCGGCCTGGCGTAG
- a CDS encoding cell division protein DivIVA translates to MFWFLLLTMAVVVAAVTLAVVGGGGSAVLQDVEPERLTDPLPVNRPVGRADIEALRLPLAVRGYRMTDVDEALGRAGAELAVRDARIAELESALAGAQATAAGGPDLFKRPGEQLSGQPGAEELPAGEDGRPTDREDRR, encoded by the coding sequence GTGTTCTGGTTCTTGCTGCTCACGATGGCCGTGGTGGTCGCCGCGGTCACGCTGGCGGTGGTCGGCGGTGGCGGAAGCGCGGTCCTTCAGGACGTGGAACCGGAGCGGCTCACCGACCCGCTGCCGGTGAACCGCCCGGTCGGCCGTGCCGACATCGAGGCACTGCGGCTTCCTCTGGCCGTGCGCGGCTACCGCATGACGGACGTGGACGAGGCGCTGGGCAGGGCCGGTGCCGAGCTCGCGGTGCGGGACGCCAGGATCGCCGAGCTGGAGTCGGCGCTCGCCGGGGCCCAGGCGACGGCGGCGGGCGGCCCCGACCTGTTCAAGCGGCCCGGGGAGCAGCTGAGCGGGCAGCCGGGAGCCGAGGAGCTGCCGGCCGGCGAGGACGGCCGGCCGACGGACCGGGAGGACCGGCGGTGA
- a CDS encoding DNA-3-methyladenine glycosylase I: MSGARPAADGRPRCPWGLSTEDYLVYHDTEWGRPVHGDDALFERLSLEAFQSGLSWLTILRRREGFRSAFAGFAVPAVARFTDTDRERLLADPGIIRNRAKIDATLANAKVLADWAEGELDALIWSYAPDPGTRPVPRTLGDVPAVTPESTALAKELKRRSIRFVGPTTAYALMQACGLVDDHLADCVSRGGG; encoded by the coding sequence GTGAGCGGGGCCCGGCCCGCGGCGGACGGCCGCCCGCGCTGTCCGTGGGGCCTGTCCACCGAGGACTACCTCGTCTACCACGACACCGAGTGGGGCCGGCCCGTCCACGGCGACGACGCCCTCTTCGAGCGGCTGTCCCTGGAGGCGTTCCAGTCCGGGCTCTCCTGGCTGACGATCCTGCGCCGGCGCGAAGGGTTCCGCAGCGCGTTCGCCGGATTCGCCGTCCCGGCGGTGGCCCGGTTCACGGACACCGACCGCGAACGCCTCCTCGCCGACCCCGGCATCATCCGCAACCGAGCGAAGATCGACGCCACACTGGCCAACGCCAAGGTGCTGGCCGACTGGGCGGAAGGCGAACTGGACGCCCTCATCTGGTCGTACGCCCCCGATCCCGGGACCCGGCCGGTGCCCCGCACCCTCGGCGACGTCCCGGCGGTCACCCCCGAGTCCACGGCGCTCGCCAAGGAGCTCAAGAGGCGCTCCATCCGCTTCGTCGGCCCCACCACCGCCTACGCCCTGATGCAGGCCTGCGGTCTGGTCGACGACCACCTGGCGGACTGCGTCTCGCGGGGCGGCGGCTGA
- a CDS encoding enoyl-CoA hydratase/isomerase family protein, translating into MADTTADTVLMDLSDGLATITLNRPDAMNAMNTAAKVALRDALRAAADDTAVRAVLLTATGRAFCVGQDLREHVAKLTEARATKSGNALSTVKEHYNPIVRTITEMEKPVVAGVNGVAAGAGFGFALAADHRVVADTASFNTSFAGVALTADSGVSWTLPRLIGTGRAADLLLFPRSLSAQEAYELGIANKVVPAADLAKEALAVARALADGPTVAYAALKASLAYGAGRPLTESLEKEDELQTKAGMSEDHAIAVEAFLAKRAPKYLGR; encoded by the coding sequence ATGGCCGACACCACGGCTGACACCGTGCTCATGGACCTGAGCGACGGGCTCGCGACCATCACGCTCAACCGTCCGGACGCGATGAACGCCATGAACACGGCGGCCAAGGTCGCGCTCCGCGACGCGCTGCGGGCCGCCGCGGACGACACGGCCGTACGAGCGGTCCTGCTCACCGCGACCGGCCGCGCCTTCTGCGTGGGCCAGGACCTCCGGGAGCACGTGGCGAAGCTCACCGAGGCGCGGGCGACGAAGAGCGGCAACGCGCTGAGCACGGTCAAGGAGCACTACAACCCGATCGTGCGCACGATCACCGAGATGGAGAAGCCCGTGGTCGCGGGCGTCAACGGGGTCGCGGCGGGGGCCGGCTTCGGCTTCGCACTGGCCGCGGACCACCGCGTGGTCGCCGACACCGCCTCCTTCAACACCTCGTTCGCGGGGGTGGCGCTCACCGCCGACTCGGGCGTCTCCTGGACGCTGCCCCGGCTGATCGGTACGGGTCGCGCCGCGGACCTGCTCCTGTTCCCGCGCTCGCTCTCCGCGCAGGAGGCGTACGAACTGGGGATCGCGAACAAGGTGGTACCGGCCGCCGACCTGGCGAAGGAGGCGCTGGCGGTGGCCCGCGCCCTGGCGGACGGCCCGACGGTGGCCTACGCGGCGCTCAAGGCCTCGCTGGCCTACGGCGCCGGGCGCCCCCTCACCGAGTCGCTGGAGAAGGAGGACGAACTCCAGACGAAGGCGGGCATGTCCGAGGACCACGCGATCGCGGTCGAGGCGTTCCTGGCCAAGCGGGCGCCGAAGTACCTCGGCCGGTAG
- a CDS encoding DUF3117 domain-containing protein produces the protein MAAMKPRTGDGPLEVTKEGRGIVMRVPLEGGGRLVVELTPDEADALGDALKKVVG, from the coding sequence ATGGCGGCCATGAAGCCGCGGACGGGCGACGGCCCGCTCGAGGTGACAAAGGAGGGGCGGGGCATCGTCATGCGTGTTCCGCTCGAAGGCGGCGGTCGGCTTGTCGTCGAGCTGACTCCGGACGAAGCCGATGCACTCGGTGATGCCCTGAAGAAGGTCGTCGGCTGA
- a CDS encoding O-methyltransferase produces the protein MRQLRGQERVITANRQTSWAFADAFVAEDEALLWARDRAHETGLRSVSPGTGAALRLLAATADAKAVAEIGTGTGVSGIYLLQGMRPDGVLTTVDPEPERQQFAREAFRAAGFATNRARFIPGRALDVLPRLADGGYDLVFCDGDRQESMDCLAESLRLLRPGGLVCFEGVFADGRTVDSAAQPAEVLRLRELLRAVRESPELLATLLPVGDGLLCAVRRG, from the coding sequence TTGCGTCAACTACGGGGACAGGAGAGGGTCATTACCGCCAACCGGCAGACGAGCTGGGCGTTCGCCGACGCCTTTGTCGCCGAGGACGAAGCTCTGCTCTGGGCCCGGGACCGGGCCCACGAGACGGGGCTCCGCTCGGTGTCCCCGGGTACCGGCGCCGCGCTGCGCCTGCTCGCTGCCACCGCCGACGCCAAAGCAGTGGCCGAGATCGGCACCGGGACGGGGGTGTCCGGCATCTACCTGCTCCAGGGGATGCGGCCGGACGGCGTTCTGACCACCGTCGATCCGGAGCCGGAGCGGCAGCAGTTCGCACGCGAGGCGTTCCGGGCGGCCGGGTTCGCCACCAACCGCGCGCGCTTCATCCCGGGCCGCGCCCTCGACGTACTGCCGCGGCTCGCGGACGGCGGGTACGACCTCGTGTTCTGCGACGGTGACCGGCAGGAGAGCATGGACTGTCTCGCTGAATCGTTGCGTCTGCTGCGGCCCGGTGGCCTGGTCTGTTTCGAGGGTGTCTTCGCGGACGGCCGTACGGTCGACTCCGCCGCCCAGCCGGCCGAGGTACTGCGCCTGCGCGAGCTGCTGCGGGCGGTGCGGGAGAGCCCGGAGCTGCTGGCGACGCTGCTGCCGGTGGGCGACGGTCTGCTGTGCGCGGTCCGGCGCGGCTGA
- the sigE gene encoding RNA polymerase sigma factor SigE, whose amino-acid sequence MVGAPLDTTRADRGGAAAPVDRGGVLRRFLRPAGEPKSVTDTADRSSDVSAPTATFAADAESQAWTPPTWEEIVSTHSGRVYRLAYRLTGNQHDAEDLTQEVFVRVFRSLSTYTPGTFEGWLHRITTNLFLDMVRRKQRIRFDSLGDDAAERLPSREPSPQQVFNDTHFDADVQQALDTLAPEFRAAVVLCDIEGLSYEEIAATLGVKLGTVRSRIHRGRSHLRKALKHRSPEARAEQRSLADALVAGEGGSA is encoded by the coding sequence ATGGTAGGGGCTCCACTGGACACCACCAGAGCCGATAGGGGAGGTGCGGCTGCGCCTGTGGACCGGGGAGGGGTGCTGAGGCGCTTTCTCAGGCCGGCGGGTGAGCCGAAATCCGTGACCGACACCGCTGACCGTTCTTCCGACGTCTCCGCACCGACCGCGACCTTCGCCGCAGACGCGGAATCCCAGGCGTGGACCCCGCCCACATGGGAAGAGATCGTCAGCACGCACAGCGGTCGCGTGTACCGCCTCGCCTATCGGCTGACGGGTAACCAGCACGACGCCGAGGATCTCACGCAGGAAGTCTTCGTGCGTGTCTTCCGGTCGCTGTCGACCTACACGCCCGGAACCTTCGAGGGCTGGCTGCACCGGATCACCACCAATCTCTTCCTGGACATGGTCCGCCGCAAGCAGCGGATCCGATTCGACTCGCTCGGCGACGACGCCGCCGAGCGGCTGCCGAGCCGTGAGCCGTCGCCGCAGCAGGTGTTCAACGACACACACTTCGACGCCGACGTCCAGCAGGCACTGGACACCCTGGCGCCCGAATTCCGTGCCGCCGTCGTGCTCTGCGACATCGAGGGCCTGTCGTACGAGGAGATCGCCGCCACGCTGGGCGTGAAGCTCGGCACCGTGCGCAGCCGTATCCACCGTGGCCGTTCCCACCTGCGCAAGGCGCTGAAGCACCGTTCGCCCGAGGCCCGTGCCGAGCAGCGTTCCCTGGCGGACGCGCTCGTGGCGGGGGAGGGCGGATCGGCGTGA
- a CDS encoding anti-sigma factor family protein, whose protein sequence is MSLTGPTPAEQHLGDRLAALVDGELKHDARERVLAHLATCSRCKAEADAQRRLKSAFATATPPPPSEGFLARLQSLPGGPGGDGQGPDGPLGGPRRSGENVFPVLHHPRGRTGSGPGSSPLDGFGYLPTAHGSTVVLPGGPSRSPFPVHEVGRETDRSPRRGRRFAFVAASAVSLAAIALGGTLPLEYEASLGAEGAGSSATPLDTDVRTDGTAAASRGGGVFASGDRPGRSAAPAPAVSVRPVLAAAPPPSLLSSTAFTGHPLAFPVLNVTVPPLIRPTDAGPLLSAGGAVAPLSAAPSATASGSPPLVDHALPLSPLR, encoded by the coding sequence GTGAGTCTCACAGGCCCGACACCCGCGGAACAGCATCTGGGGGACCGGCTTGCCGCGCTCGTCGACGGCGAGCTCAAACACGACGCCCGCGAGCGGGTCCTGGCCCATCTGGCGACCTGTTCCCGCTGCAAGGCCGAGGCGGACGCCCAGCGGCGGCTGAAGAGCGCCTTCGCCACCGCCACCCCGCCGCCACCGTCCGAGGGGTTCCTCGCCCGCCTCCAAAGCCTTCCGGGGGGTCCCGGCGGTGACGGTCAGGGCCCGGACGGCCCCCTCGGCGGGCCGCGGCGGTCAGGGGAGAACGTCTTCCCCGTGCTGCACCACCCGCGGGGGCGTACCGGATCGGGTCCCGGTTCCTCACCGCTGGACGGCTTCGGTTACCTGCCGACGGCCCACGGCTCCACCGTGGTGCTGCCGGGGGGGCCGTCCCGTTCCCCGTTCCCGGTGCACGAGGTGGGCCGGGAGACGGACCGTTCCCCCCGGCGCGGCCGTCGTTTCGCGTTCGTCGCGGCCAGCGCGGTGTCCCTGGCGGCCATCGCGCTCGGCGGAACGCTTCCCCTGGAGTACGAGGCGTCGCTCGGGGCGGAGGGCGCCGGCAGCAGCGCGACCCCGCTCGACACCGACGTGCGGACGGACGGCACGGCCGCCGCCAGCCGTGGCGGCGGTGTGTTCGCCTCCGGTGACCGCCCCGGCCGGTCGGCGGCACCGGCGCCGGCTGTGTCCGTGCGGCCCGTGCTCGCCGCGGCGCCGCCGCCCTCGCTGCTCAGTTCGACGGCCTTCACCGGACATCCCCTGGCCTTCCCTGTGCTGAACGTGACGGTGCCGCCGCTGATACGCCCGACCGACGCGGGGCCCTTGCTGTCGGCCGGCGGAGCTGTCGCCCCCCTCTCGGCCGCACCCTCCGCGACGGCTTCCGGGTCGCCGCCGCTCGTCGATCACGCACTGCCTCTTTCGCCGCTGCGCTGA
- a CDS encoding trypsin-like peptidase domain-containing protein: protein MDDGKPSGPKAKWWNRPPAGRVRPAEPQDTPPEPGAAVDTAVREDLAAVPEEIAAGAGSSAAETAGPGAAGTGTVPAADDSFTLAPPGPRTGPAPATASPAVSPPAGPPALAPSDVADDGRPGPTAPDAGPAVSKESGAPASTASAADPTTPPPGEAAAPAPRAQPLHTPDEYSTPPYGGPGPWAPAPPVQRPVATPAHGTPVPPPYAGGHTQAGPGQDGPPPGEAYPPPGVAYPAPPPALPHRHQDQDRPTVTPDQNAPRHRTEPQFPPPQQPQATQWLRYDPWGGPQQGPRQPLSHPDTGAARKGRRGALLAGAVLLALVAGGIGGGIGSYIERNGGLTTVELPQAGPDSGGRAPDSVAGIAARALPSVVTLHVSGSAESGTGTGFVLDGKGHILTNNHVVAPAGSSGEITVTFSGGETASAEIVGKDSGYDLAVVKVRGVSGLKPLPLGNSDNVQVGDPVVAIGAPFDLSNTVTSGIISAKQRPITAGGEKGDGSDVSYVDALQTDAPINPGNSGGPLVDAQARVIGINSAIRAADSESGLVGGQSGSIGLGFAIPINQAKRVAEELINTGKATHPVIGVTLDMQFNGDGAKVGGRSADGSSAVTPGGPADVAGIRTGDVITQVQGQRVHSGEELIIKIRAHRPGDRLDLRLTRGGNELSMTLILGTASGA from the coding sequence ATGGACGACGGGAAGCCCAGCGGGCCCAAGGCGAAGTGGTGGAACCGTCCCCCGGCGGGGCGCGTCCGTCCCGCCGAGCCGCAGGACACGCCACCGGAGCCGGGTGCGGCCGTGGACACGGCCGTCCGCGAGGACTTGGCGGCGGTACCCGAAGAGATCGCCGCCGGGGCCGGCTCCTCCGCCGCCGAGACGGCCGGGCCCGGGGCCGCGGGTACCGGCACGGTGCCGGCGGCTGACGATTCGTTCACCCTCGCCCCTCCGGGCCCCCGCACCGGCCCCGCACCGGCGACCGCCTCTCCGGCCGTGTCGCCGCCCGCCGGCCCGCCCGCGCTCGCGCCGTCCGACGTGGCGGACGACGGACGGCCCGGCCCCACCGCGCCCGATGCCGGCCCGGCCGTCTCCAAGGAGTCCGGCGCCCCGGCCTCCACGGCATCCGCCGCGGACCCCACCACCCCGCCGCCCGGGGAGGCGGCCGCGCCCGCTCCCCGGGCGCAGCCGCTGCACACGCCCGACGAGTACAGCACCCCGCCCTACGGCGGCCCGGGGCCGTGGGCGCCCGCACCACCTGTCCAGCGCCCGGTGGCGACTCCGGCCCACGGCACACCCGTACCCCCGCCCTACGCGGGCGGACACACCCAGGCGGGCCCCGGACAGGACGGCCCGCCACCCGGCGAGGCGTATCCGCCGCCCGGTGTCGCGTACCCCGCACCGCCGCCCGCCCTGCCACACCGGCATCAGGACCAGGACCGGCCCACCGTGACGCCGGACCAGAACGCGCCCCGGCACCGGACCGAGCCTCAGTTCCCGCCGCCTCAGCAGCCGCAGGCCACGCAGTGGCTGCGCTACGACCCCTGGGGCGGACCTCAGCAGGGCCCCCGGCAGCCCCTGAGCCACCCCGACACCGGGGCGGCCCGTAAAGGACGCCGTGGAGCACTCCTGGCCGGTGCCGTGCTGCTCGCCCTCGTGGCAGGCGGGATCGGCGGCGGGATCGGCTCGTACATCGAGCGCAACGGCGGCCTGACCACCGTCGAACTGCCTCAGGCCGGCCCCGACAGCGGGGGCCGGGCCCCGGACAGCGTCGCCGGTATCGCCGCGCGCGCACTGCCCAGCGTGGTCACCCTGCACGTCAGCGGATCCGCCGAGTCCGGTACCGGAACGGGGTTCGTGCTCGACGGCAAGGGCCACATCCTCACCAACAACCACGTCGTCGCCCCCGCCGGCTCCTCCGGCGAGATCACGGTGACCTTCAGCGGGGGCGAGACCGCGTCGGCCGAGATCGTCGGCAAGGACAGCGGTTACGACCTGGCGGTGGTCAAGGTCCGCGGGGTCTCCGGTCTCAAGCCCCTGCCGCTGGGCAACTCCGACAACGTGCAGGTCGGTGACCCGGTGGTAGCCATCGGCGCACCCTTCGACCTCTCCAACACGGTCACCTCCGGCATCATCAGCGCCAAGCAGCGGCCCATCACCGCGGGCGGCGAGAAGGGCGACGGCAGCGACGTCAGCTATGTCGACGCCCTCCAGACCGACGCGCCGATCAACCCGGGCAATTCGGGCGGCCCGCTCGTCGACGCCCAGGCCCGGGTCATCGGCATCAACAGCGCCATCCGTGCGGCCGACAGCGAGTCCGGGCTCGTCGGCGGCCAGTCCGGCTCCATCGGGCTCGGGTTCGCGATACCGATCAACCAGGCCAAGCGCGTCGCCGAGGAGCTGATCAACACCGGCAAGGCCACCCACCCGGTGATCGGTGTCACGCTGGACATGCAGTTCAACGGCGACGGCGCCAAGGTCGGCGGAAGGAGCGCGGACGGCAGCTCGGCGGTGACCCCGGGCGGTCCCGCCGACGTGGCGGGGATCAGGACGGGTGACGTCATCACCCAGGTGCAGGGCCAGCGTGTGCACAGCGGCGAAGAGCTGATCATCAAGATCCGCGCCCACCGCCCGGGTGACCGGCTGGACCTCCGGCTGACCCGCGGAGGCAACGAGTTGTCCATGACGTTGATCCTCGGTACGGCGAGCGGCGCATGA
- a CDS encoding sec-independent translocase codes for MFNDIGALELLTLVVLAVIVFGPEKLPKVIQDITRTIRKIREFSDSAKEDIRTELGPQFKDFEFEDLNPKTFIRKQLSEGGDDLGLKEIRESFDLRKEMAEITDAVNGRESSSASAPAAAPAPDLLKKEATSDPLKKEAAPDLLKKETAADPLKKSARPAAERPPFDADAT; via the coding sequence GTGTTCAATGACATAGGCGCACTGGAGCTGCTGACGCTCGTGGTTCTCGCCGTCATCGTCTTCGGCCCGGAGAAGCTGCCGAAGGTCATCCAGGACATCACGCGGACCATCCGTAAGATCCGCGAGTTCTCGGACAGTGCCAAGGAAGACATCCGCACGGAACTCGGCCCGCAGTTCAAGGACTTCGAGTTCGAGGACCTCAACCCGAAGACGTTCATCCGCAAGCAGCTCTCGGAGGGCGGCGACGACCTGGGGCTCAAGGAGATCCGCGAGAGCTTCGACCTGCGCAAGGAGATGGCCGAGATCACCGACGCGGTGAACGGCCGGGAGAGCTCCTCGGCATCCGCCCCCGCGGCGGCGCCCGCACCCGACCTCCTCAAGAAGGAGGCGACGTCCGATCCCCTCAAGAAGGAGGCGGCGCCCGACCTCCTGAAGAAGGAGACCGCGGCCGACCCCCTGAAGAAGTCCGCTCGGCCCGCCGCCGAACGCCCGCCCTTCGACGCAGACGCCACCTGA
- a CDS encoding Mrp/NBP35 family ATP-binding protein, whose protein sequence is MATEDAVREALATVNDPEIHRPITELGMVKSVDIDPDGVVAVTVYLTVSGCPMRETITRNVTDAVARVEGVSRVEVTLDVMSDEQRKELASSLRGGTAEREVPFAKPGSLTRVYAVASGKGGVGKSSVTVNLAAALADDGLKVGVVDADIYGHSVPRMLGADGKPTQVENMIMPPSAHGVKVISIGMFTPGNAPVVWRGPMLHRALQQFLADVYWGDLDVLLLDLPPGTGDIAISVAQLVPNAEILVVTTPQQAAAEVAERAGSIAVQTHQKIVGVVENMSGMPCPHCDETVDVFGSGGGQRVADGLTKTVGAEVPVLGSIPIDLRLREGGDEGKPVVLSDPDSPAGAALRSIAQKLGGRQRGLSGMSLGLTPRNKF, encoded by the coding sequence ATGGCTACGGAAGACGCGGTGCGTGAAGCGCTGGCGACAGTGAACGACCCGGAGATCCACCGACCGATCACCGAGCTGGGCATGGTGAAGTCGGTCGATATCGATCCTGACGGTGTGGTCGCAGTCACCGTGTACCTCACGGTCTCCGGCTGCCCCATGCGGGAGACGATCACGAGGAACGTGACCGACGCGGTGGCCCGTGTCGAGGGCGTGTCGCGGGTCGAGGTCACACTCGACGTGATGAGCGACGAGCAGCGCAAGGAGCTCGCCTCCTCGCTGCGCGGAGGCACGGCGGAGCGTGAGGTCCCGTTCGCCAAGCCCGGCTCGCTGACCCGGGTCTACGCGGTCGCGTCCGGCAAGGGCGGCGTCGGCAAGTCGTCGGTGACGGTGAACCTCGCGGCGGCGCTGGCGGACGACGGTCTCAAGGTCGGTGTGGTGGACGCGGACATCTACGGGCACAGCGTGCCCCGGATGCTCGGTGCGGACGGCAAGCCGACCCAGGTCGAGAACATGATCATGCCGCCGTCCGCGCACGGCGTGAAGGTCATCTCCATCGGCATGTTCACCCCGGGCAACGCCCCCGTGGTGTGGCGCGGCCCGATGCTGCACCGCGCCTTGCAGCAGTTCCTCGCCGATGTCTACTGGGGCGACCTGGACGTGCTGCTGCTCGACCTGCCGCCGGGCACGGGCGACATCGCGATCTCCGTGGCCCAGCTCGTGCCGAACGCCGAGATCCTGGTCGTCACGACGCCCCAGCAGGCGGCGGCCGAGGTCGCCGAGCGGGCCGGTTCCATCGCCGTGCAGACGCACCAGAAGATTGTCGGTGTCGTCGAGAACATGTCGGGCATGCCGTGCCCGCACTGCGACGAGACCGTCGACGTGTTCGGTTCCGGCGGCGGTCAGCGGGTCGCCGACGGGCTGACGAAGACGGTCGGCGCCGAGGTACCGGTCCTGGGATCGATCCCGATCGACCTGCGGCTGCGTGAGGGCGGCGACGAGGGCAAGCCCGTCGTGCTGTCCGACCCGGACTCACCGGCCGGGGCGGCCCTGCGGTCGATCGCGCAGAAGCTGGGGGGCCGTCAGCGCGGCCTGTCCGGCATGTCGTTGGGGCTGACCCCGCGCAACAAGTTCTGA
- a CDS encoding DUF1003 domain-containing protein: MAAEDRAKAASPGIARPARSRLDQPKAPRRRLLPEYDPDAFGRFSERIARFLGTGRFIVWMTLIIILWVLWNIVAPHGLRFDEYPFIFLTLALSLQASYAAPLILLAQNRQDDRDRVTHEQDRKQDERSIADTEYLTREIAALRMGLGEVATRDWIRSELEAVIRDLEERRVLLPAESDEADR; encoded by the coding sequence GTGGCCGCTGAGGACCGCGCGAAAGCCGCGTCACCGGGCATCGCGCGCCCCGCGCGATCCCGGCTCGACCAGCCGAAGGCGCCCCGGCGCCGGCTGCTGCCGGAGTACGACCCCGACGCGTTCGGCCGGTTCTCCGAGCGCATCGCCCGCTTCCTGGGGACCGGGCGGTTCATCGTCTGGATGACCCTGATCATCATCCTGTGGGTGCTGTGGAACATCGTCGCGCCGCACGGACTGCGGTTCGACGAGTACCCGTTCATCTTCCTGACGCTGGCGCTCTCCCTCCAGGCCTCGTACGCGGCCCCGCTGATCCTGCTCGCGCAGAACCGCCAGGACGACCGCGACCGGGTCACCCACGAGCAGGACCGCAAGCAGGACGAGCGCTCGATCGCCGACACCGAGTACCTCACCCGGGAGATCGCGGCGCTCCGGATGGGCCTGGGCGAGGTCGCCACCCGGGACTGGATCCGCTCGGAGCTGGAGGCCGTGATCAGGGACCTGGAGGAGCGCCGGGTGCTCCTTCCGGCGGAGAGTGACGAAGCCGACCGTTGA